The Diabrotica undecimpunctata isolate CICGRU chromosome 11, icDiaUnde3, whole genome shotgun sequence genome contains the following window.
TGTGGATGTAGAAGATTTTGAATCAGGAAATATTGTTGAAGCAACTTGGAGAACAACTGGACAATCAATATCACTTTATACAACTCATGCCAGAAATTCAGCCACTGTAGCAAAAAGTGTCAGAGATAATTattgtgatttttttaataacgagGGACAGGTTTTGAAGAAAAAACTATGGGGTTGAAACACTTTTATTACGTATATTTTAATTACAATCGTTAAAAAGATGACTAATACAAAATATCGACCGACTTGGTCGAGTGTTGATGGCGAAGTGAGTCTTTCGCGCCAAAGCCGGTTTCTGCTTTAGCGGGCAAAACACAAAGCGTTACCGTTAGTGGCGCGTatgtttaaatagaaataaaaatgaatatatcaCCACTgtgataaataatatttaaaataaatataaatgcgaaACGGAACAGGCCGCCCGCCTTGAAAGGCTAAAGTCTTTCAAAATAATACAACAACTTAACAATTTCAAAAATGACCAAAATTGTTCAAAAGTCTAGCACTATTCACTGCATGGTAGAGGGCAGATGACAGATACTGCTCTCTTAATGATACCTCTCGTCGTCTTTATGGACACCACCCTGGAAACTCCGTCTGGACCTGGATGCAGCTCGACTACACGCCAAATTAGAGAAGGCAAGTTCTTTTCCTTGATAAGAACTAGTGTGCCAATATTAATGTCTTTGGAAACTTGTTTCCATTTTTTCCGCTGCTGCAGCTCTCCTATGAACTCCTTAGACCACCTTGACCAAATGTGCTGCACCATTTTTTGAAGGCGCTGGAAGTGGTTCAATCTATTTTCGTTTATTGACATCAAATCAGGTTCAGAAATGGCTGTCAAAGGCCTTCCAATCAGAAAATGAGCCGGAGTCAAAGGACAAAGGTCATTGGGGTCTGATGAAAGGGCAGATATAGGACGACTATTAAGGACAGATTCTACTTCTGTATTGTACAGAATTCCTCATACGTGAGGTGAGCATTGCCGACGACGCGTTTTAAATGCGATTTCATTGACTTAACGCCGGCCTCCCAAAGGCCACCGAAGTGCGGCGATTGTGGAGGTATGAAGTGCCATTCAATACTTTCGATTATTGAATGGTCTTGAATCTCACGCTTATTAGTCTTAATAAAATCATAAAACTCTTTTAGTTCACGATTAGCACCCTGAAAGTTAGTTCCATTATCAGAGTATATCTTAAAAGGCTTTCCTCTTCTGCTTACAAAGCGCTTAAAGGCTGCTATAAATGAATGAGTAGTTAAATCAGATACGAGTTCTAAATGAACAGCACGAGTTGTGAAACACACGAATAAGGCTACATATGCCTTTAAAAGTTTGCATCCACGCCCCTTTCGATCCTTGACTAAAAAATATCCTGCGTAATCTACGCCTGTGATATAAAAAGGAGGGGATGGGTCAACACGATCCTTCGGTAAATCACCCATAATTGGAGACATATTTTTAGGTGGACTTGCACGACAACACCTAATACATTTATGGACGATACGCTTGGCTGAATTTTTACCATGAATAGGCCAAAATTCATTTCGAATTGTAGATAAAAGAAGAAGAGGACCTGCATGACAGAGTTTAACGTGCAGGTCTAAAAGAATTAAGTCAGTAAAGTAATTATTAGATGGTAGCAAAATCGGATGTCTTTTCTCAAAAGAATACGATGAATTTTTTAATCTACCACCAACACAAAGTATTCGATTTGAATCGAGAAATGGTTGCAACGAAATGAGTTTGCCTTTTGGGCTTACAGGCCCATTTTTTGTCAAATTGCGTATTTCTTCCGAGAAACATTCATTCTGAACTATCCTTACTAGGTAAAACATAGCGGTTGAAATCTCCTGAGAAGTTAAAGCACCTGAAGCTCTCTCATGAAGGGAAGACTTGGATATTTTGCAATTATTAATGAATCTCAGAATGTAAGCAGTACATCTCTTTAACTTAATCAGACTAGAGAATTGCTTTATTAATGAAAAGTCTAATGTGGCAGACAAAGTAATGACCTCGGCAGTCTTTAACTCCGGAATGTCATCTGGAAGAGAAAATTGTGTAGGATAATCATTTAATTTAAGCCAGGAAGGTCCATGCCACCATAAGTCAGAAGACATGAGTAATAGGGGACTAATTCCATGAGAAGCAAGATCAGCAGGATTATCCTTCGAAACTACGTGGTGCCAACTTTTCCTTTCTGAATCTCAGCGACACGATTTCCTACAAACGTCTTTAATAGTTTTGACTGTGTGCGTATCCATGCCAGAGTGATAGTAGAATCAGACCAATAAAATACTTTATCGAAATTGATATCTGAGGACTTGATTACCCTTTCAGACAAACGAGCAAGTAACAATGCGCCGCACAATTCCAAACGAGGTATACTAATCACCTTAAGGGGTGCAACCTTGGATTTTGCGCATAACAGACGAACCAAAACATGTCCATCAGAATCAACACTCTTAACATAGATTGCAGCACCATATGCCTTGTTGCTGGCATCAGAAAAACCATGTAGCTCACAAGAGATCGAATCCTTTAATTTTACGTACCTAGGTATTTCGATATTATTTAATCTAAGTAATTTCTCCTTAAAATGCTGCCACTGCGTAAAAATGATTTGAGAAACAGATTCATCCCAGCCTTGCTTTTCTTGCCAAAGAATTTGCATTATAATCTTGGCCGTAATTGTGCAAGCGCTAAGCAGCCCAAGAGGATCATAGATCTGAGCAATACGAGAAAGAATTATTCTCTTCGTTACCTTATTAGGATTAGGTAAATCAGCTACCTTATATGTTAGTGTGTCCGAATCACACATCTAATTTAGGCCAAGTACCTTTACCTTTTCCTCTCCACCGAATGATTTTAGATTTGATAGACACTTGGAACTTTGAATTTTATTAAGTACTACCGGATCATTCGATACCCACTTCCTCAACTCAAGACATCCGCTGTTTAAGATATTGTTGATATCCTTGCATACATTTGACAATGACTCTGCGCAATCTCCACCTGTCAGAAGATCATCAACATAGAAATCTCGCAAATATTGATGATCTTGGAAGCAGTAGGGTGAAGATCTTGATTCTCTGATGCTAACTGAAATAAGCAACGAATGACCTGAAACGAAGCTGAAGCTGTTCCATATGTGACCGTATTTAGCTGATATGTGCTCAGAGTATCAGAAGGAGAAGAACGCCAGAAAATTTGCTGAAGTGCTCGTTGTTCAGGATCCACGAGCACCTGACgatacatttttgtaatatcaGCAGAAACAACAAATGCATATTGTCGAAAAcgcaataaaattaagaatagaTCGTCCTGAATGGTAGGACCCGAAATTTGAATGTCATTTATTGATAgaccagaaaaagatggaaaggaACCGTCGAACACCACACGAAGCTTTGTGGTGAGACTGTCATCCTTTAAGACCCCGTGATGGGGAAGATAATACGAAAAGCTCTGCTGACTATCATCAACCTTGAACATGTGACCAAGTTGTATGTATTCTTCCATAAATTCGGTATACATCCTTTTTGGGACGTCATTTTTATGAAGTTTTTTCTCCAAGTTGAGAAAACGTTTTGATGTCTGTCGCTTTGAATCACCTATATTTGCAATGGAGCCCCTCAGAGGTATATTGGTGATAAAGCGACCTTCGTCATTTCTCTTCACCGTTGAGGAGAAGTGTTTTTCGCATATTAAGTTTTCCTCGGAAAGTACAGGTTCCGTGTACTTTCCGAGTTCCCAGAATTTTTGTAACTGAACATTTAAGTCAGAACTTGAATCATTTCTACTGAAGTTGCAATATGAAACTGATTCCCTTGTCATTAAACTGACCGGAAACTATCCAACCGAACCTTGTTTTTTGCATGACTGGAGCAGAAGGACCTAAACTGAATTGTCCCACACACAAGATTTTCCAGAAAGTATCAACACCTATCAGAATGTCGATTTTTGAAGCAACATGAAAATCTGGATCTGCTAGTCTTAAATGACGTGGAATATCTAAGTTTCCAATGTCGAAACTATATGCTGGAATTCTATCGCAGATACTATTGACTACGAGACATGAAAGAGATGTAGAAAACGAAGACTGCCTTGACTGAATCTTCGCTGTGCACTTAGATCGAATGTTTGAGACTGCATGACCTATCCCTACAATAGAGATATTTACCTCGGACCTTGATAGCGCTAGCTTATCAGCTAATTCTCTCGTTATGAGATTTGATTGAGAGCCACAATCAAGAAAAGCCCTACATTGATGAACCCTACCGTTTTTATCGAATATTTGAACGACAGCTGTAGACAAAATTGATTGAGCTACATTCGAGTGAGCTGAAAGAGACACTTGGTGTTCAGGTTCAGACTCCACCCGCTGATTAGTATCGGTAGTGTGAACGGATTGTTTATCTAAATGCAACAAACTATGGTGTTTTGCCTTACATTTTTTACACGCTCCATATTTGCAGTTGGAGCTAAAATGGCCAGAATAAAGgcaatttgtacaaagttttgAATCCCTAGCGTGTTGATTCGCTCTTGGGTCGAAGCCCCCAAGAATTTAGCGCAGTTATATATTTTATGATCTTCTTTGCAGAACGTACATGCTTTTCTATTGAACGAGAGAAAAGATTGCGACTGCCTTGAGAATTTGGACTACCTGTCCGATTTATACGTAACTTTCGATACTTCTAGCTTCTCTAGAAGATCAGCTTTGCCTTTCAAGAATGCGATCATATCTTCAAAGGTAGGAAGATCACTTCCGGATCTATATGATTCCCATTCCCCCGCAGTGAGGGCATCTAACTTGCTTGCTATCATGAATATTAACAGAGTGTCCCAAGAATGGACAGGTTGCTGAAGAGATTCTAGCGAACGCAAGTTTTTCGAAACATTGTCAATTCGTTGACGAAGATGAGTAGAAGATTCTTTTGGAATGGGTTGCAAATCAAATAAGGCCTTTGTATAATTGTAGATCAAAAGACGCGTGTTTGCAAACCTTTCGCATAGTAAGTTCCATGCTATATCATAATTCGTGGCCGAAATCTCTAATGAGCTGATAACCTGTGCAACTTCTCCACCTAGAGATGCCCGAAGATAATGGAACTTCTGAATTGAATTGATCGAAGGATTTTTATGAATTAGACTATCATAGGTATCATGATACTCAAGCCACCCCCCGTATGACCCTTTGAAATGAGGTAACTCAATAGTTGGGAGCTTTATTTGAGAGTGAAGTGGACTGTATTAATTTGCTCTACATTTGTTAAATGAGTGCTACCTAAGTTCAAAGAAAATGATTCTACGGGACGATTGTTACATTCATGCTTATTTGAAATCGAATTTATTAATGCTTCTGCTTGTGATACAAGCGAATAATACAAATCTGAAAAGCTTTCCCTAttaacaaaatccacaaggaaaataattcctgcagctggctgtataccacgtataacaaaagaggttagtctttgtatgtgggtatattttataaaataaaatatacccacatacaaagactaacctcctTTCCCTATTGTCTAATTCCTCAGAAACATTCTTCGAAATGTTTTCTATTTCGTATTGAATTTTTTCGAATTCATTTATAACAGGCTCTATATCTGCTAACCTGGTTTCTACCTCAATAACTAATTTGTCAGATTGTTTTTCAATCTGTTTATTAACACATTTTTTGAATATTGTCAATCGTGATTTGAGTATACccctttttttgtttaaatcttttagagacataataaaatattttttaataatactcGAAGTTTATTTTACGATGAAAAGATTTAAAATGTTTACCAGTATACTAATGAAATAATGAAATCGCAATTATAAGAAAAGGTTTTACCTGTTGTTATGAATAAGCAATAAAATTGTACAAAATGTtgaaaattctattttttatctaACTGCAAGTAAAACCGCATAAATTATATAGGGTTCGTTACCTGAAATGTAAGTAAGGCAATAAAAGGTTTTACTCGGCGATAAAAAATCAAGTATGTATATGAAATGAATAGTTGTTTTGTTTCGAAGCAAGACAGGTTTTTGTACCTTTTAACGAAATATTTGAGTAATAAAATGAGTTTAACCAAATAAACAGGTTTTTATAATTGACCCTAGTTAAACGACATTTAACTCCACGCAAGTAGAAAGAATATATGAAATAGAGATGGGAAAGGCTCACTTACTTTGATTAGGCGTGCTGTTGACCAGATGAAGTTCTATCCACGCACTAGATGAAAGACTACAGATGCTTTCTGCTACGGTGCTGGATGTAATGTTGGGTGGACTGCTAGCAGCTTGAATTGTAGCTCTACAGGAACCGCCCGAAGATTGTAATCGTTACTTGTAACGGTTACTTGTAACCACTTGACTCCGCCCTCACGAACAGAAGAGGACGACTTGCCGGCTAGTTAACTAAATTTAGATTGAATCAAACTGCACAAATGTCTTTGATAACCACTGATATATACGACTCGAATGGACCATGAAGAAAAAACTATGGGGTTGAAACACTTTTATTACGTATATTTTGATTACAATCGTTAAAAAGCCGACTAATACAAAATATCGACCGACTTGGTCGAGTGTTGATGGCGAAGTGAGTCTTTCGCGCCAAAGCCGGTTTCTGCTTTAGCGGGCAAAACACAAAGCGTTACCGTTAGTGGCGCGTatgtttaaatagaaataaaaacgaATATATCACCACTgtgataaataatatttaaaataaatataaatgcgaaACGGAACAGGTTTCATGGCAACATAAATTTGCTTAAAATGTAAACTTGAATTATTAAACTTTATATGcttacattgatttttaaaacagtttttgaaTTATCACTGTCCACATCGTTTATATTATTATCTGCTTCTTCCTTATCATTATTCCCTTCCTGTATAGTACTTTGTGAAGCACTAGGTTCGTCCTGACCCACGAGAAACTGCATTACCATAATGTTGGTTAAATTACATTGTCTGTCTCTGCACCACTTGTTTTAGAGTCCCTTATACGACGCAATTCTTTTCTAAAGTTAGTACGCAACGAAACTGCAACTTATCAGCATGTGGATAATATTCTCTATATTTTTGGAGCAATTGATACtactgttcttttttttttattttattactctaATCTTTACTCTTGACATTCCACAAAGCCAGTAACGACCGATACACATCGATCTATAATCTATAATAAACTTTCTTTCTGCCCATTTTTCCTTTGCGGACATATTTTTTGCCGTACCGAGATGTTTACAACAAGAGTGTTAAAACGAAACTGAACCAACATTGCGCAATATTACTCACAGACGCCGCAATATTTACAATATGCTCAATAAAAATGAAAGTCATGTTGATTGACACAATATATTGCTCAATCATTCAATGTGACCAACAGACGATCAATATAttgtacaatataaattattgtccaATATATTGACCATAATATTAACCATCTAGGGGCCGCTTTATACTGAATTTTATCTTTAACACTTCCATTCAGCATAATTTTTTCTTGTTACTTTTACATATTGCAATTATATCTGGTCACTAAGGACCACAACAGATCTGAAAAGGTCGTAGTCGAATAGACCAAAAGATACTATATGAATACTGTATTGTTGAGATAATACTTTGATTGGTAtcgttttctttgtatttttccaTGTTGCAAATGCAACCAGCTCCTAATATACTGGACCTAAGCACAATTTCCTTTTGCTGTTTTCCATAGTGTGATACATGATTGAACTATATTTAGGACCCATTACATATTTTCTTTTGGTGCTTTTTCAATAAGGTTTAAATTATGTTGCTtttatagtagaaaccctcaattcagaagagtgatatcatagtttaaacgccgaatatcctcaaatttaaatgtacacagcggtcctcgaaaactgcctgttttatCGATTgaaatttgcgtttcctcataagaaattacagaatatataaagtagtatatttatttgtgcttctctatagtagacttgaccagaagttgtcgtacagtgtagccaaatcttgttcacaagtagtaattatggtcatacaaaacctgtattcttccacgcagcgattattaccgtcataaaaataccaaaaaacatgattttttcaatagtaaaaattaagcacaaaattgtaataaaataaattttatttatatgttccgttttgttacgtatttaaatttataaaataaaaatcgatattttaaaacattatttttcaatcgtttggcaatgttggaattagcgagggaactcggttttacaattcggatccagacatgcagtaaaactagtttttattattttttgccgaagaaataaacgaagaaaacattggtgtttctatgggtaaatagtgcatgtatttttgtgagtatattttatgtgataagtttgtaaacctattgttgtcaatactgttttatcaatattgtattgtagtattgataaaacgtgttattgataataagagtgttatagtttgtcgttttatagtaaatatttagttatattctttgaaattattgtatatatagtatatatccagattattgaaataca
Protein-coding sequences here:
- the LOC140452806 gene encoding uncharacterized protein — encoded protein: MSSDLWWHGPSWLKLNDYPTQFSLPDDIPELKTAEVITLSATLDFSLIKQFSSLIKLKRCTAYILRFINNCKISKSSLHERASGALTSQEISTAMFYLVRIVQNECFSEEIRNLTKNGPVSPKGKLISLQPFLDSNRILCVGGRLKNSSYSFEKRHPILLPSNNYFTDLILLDLHVKLCHAGPLLLLSTIRNEFWPIHGKNSAKRIVHKCIRCCRASPPKNMSPIMGDLPKDRVDPSPPFYITGVDYAGYFLVKDRKGRGCKLLKAYVALFVCFTTRAVHLELVSDLTTHSFIAAFKRFVSRRGKPFKIYSDNGTNFQGANRELKEFYDFIKTNKREIQDHSIIESIEWHFIPPQSPHFGGLWEAGVKSMKSHLKRVVGNAHLTYEEFCTIQK